The genomic interval GATCTCTGCGATATGAATGGCACGAATGCCCACGTGTTTGCGGGACAGGTTTCCAGCGATGTTCATCAAGCAAGAAGAGTCGCCACCGGTGATGTACTCAGCACCAGTGATCTCGATGTTGCGAGTCTTGTCGGAGACCATTGCAGCGGAGGTTTCGGCATTCTTCAGGGAGAAGGTGCCACCGAATCCACAGCATTCTTCCTTGTTGGGAAGTTCCACAAGCTCCATGCCTGCCACCTTGGAGAGTAGGCGGTAAGGGCGGTCACCCAATTTGATAAAGCGGAGACCGTGGCAGGAAGGGTGGTACGTGACCTTGTGTGGGAAGAATGCTCCGACGTCTTCCACTCCAGCGACATCAATGAGGAACTCGGGGAGATCAAGAGACTTCTTAGCTGCATCACGTGCGCCAGCTGCCAAAGTCTTATCGCCATACCTATCTGCGATGTGCTCGTGTTGCTCACGGACTGCGCCGACGCAGGAGCCTGAAGGGGCGACAACGTAATCGATGGAAGGATCGGTGAACGCATCCACATAGTTACGAATCAGTGGGATGGCTTCCTTTTGGTAGCCGGTGTTGACGTGCATCTGGCCGCAGCAGGTCTGGTCTTTAGGAAAGACGACCTCATAACCAAGTCGGGACAATACGAGTGCAGTTGCTTTGGATGCATCGGGGAACATGGCGTCGCCGATACAAGTGGAAAAGAGCGCTACTCTCACGGTAATTGCTCCTTGCTTCGAGGGAAACGTGGCAGTTTGTTGTGGCGTTCCAAATAATCGGAAGCGTTACGCGCCACTGGACATAACAAATACTAGCGGGTGTATCTCTGAAATAACATCTGAAT from Corynebacterium ulcerans carries:
- a CDS encoding (Fe-S)-binding protein, translated to MRVALFSTCIGDAMFPDASKATALVLSRLGYEVVFPKDQTCCGQMHVNTGYQKEAIPLIRNYVDAFTDPSIDYVVAPSGSCVGAVREQHEHIADRYGDKTLAAGARDAAKKSLDLPEFLIDVAGVEDVGAFFPHKVTYHPSCHGLRFIKLGDRPYRLLSKVAGMELVELPNKEECCGFGGTFSLKNAETSAAMVSDKTRNIEITGAEYITGGDSSCLMNIAGNLSRKHVGIRAIHIAEILASTKEHPWTPDSAAYSREVML